A genomic stretch from Flavobacterium humidisoli includes:
- a CDS encoding SRPBCC family protein — protein sequence MNLESPKVTVQKSAQDLFDQLTDVKNFEKLMPDNIAKFEVTGEDAFIFGLKGMPEIKLKMKDKEAPNKIVLGAASDKLPFTLTSNIDSISDSESAVQLFFEGEFNAMMAMMVKGPISKFIETLANNMNKL from the coding sequence ATGAACTTAGAAAGTCCAAAAGTTACTGTTCAGAAATCAGCTCAAGATTTATTTGATCAATTGACTGATGTTAAGAATTTTGAAAAATTAATGCCAGATAATATCGCTAAATTTGAAGTGACTGGCGAAGACGCTTTTATTTTTGGATTGAAAGGGATGCCTGAAATCAAATTAAAAATGAAAGACAAAGAGGCTCCAAACAAAATCGTTTTGGGTGCTGCAAGTGATAAACTTCCATTTACATTAACTTCAAACATTGATAGTATTTCTGATTCAGAAAGTGCAGTTCAGTTATTTTTTGAAGGCGAATTCAATGCTATGATGGCAATGATGGTTAAAGGTCCAATCAGTAAGTTTATTGAAACTTTAGCAAACAATATGAACAAATTATAA
- a CDS encoding biotin--[acetyl-CoA-carboxylase] ligase: MKLIKLDAIDSTNDFLKALSSQDELENFTTVTAENQTKGKGQVGGLWKTEAGKNLTMSVLVKDFLFNNDKVFNLSVLVSLSVAEVLKSLNIPDICIKWPNDILSYNKKLVGILIENTLKSDGRIVSVVGIGINVNQTDFDELPNASSLAVISGKTFDKEELAILIVEKLKEKIQSWNTSAQIFWDDYFNFLFKKGIPTAFRDNNNQDFMGIIQGVSPIGKLQVLLEDDSVVEFEIKEVKMLY; this comes from the coding sequence ATGAAACTAATCAAACTCGATGCCATAGATTCTACAAATGACTTCTTAAAAGCTTTGTCAAGTCAGGATGAACTGGAGAATTTTACAACGGTAACAGCTGAAAATCAGACAAAAGGGAAGGGGCAAGTTGGAGGCTTATGGAAGACTGAAGCTGGTAAGAACTTAACTATGAGTGTCTTGGTGAAAGATTTTTTGTTTAATAATGACAAAGTTTTTAATTTAAGCGTCTTGGTTTCTTTATCGGTAGCAGAGGTTTTAAAATCGTTAAATATTCCTGATATATGCATAAAATGGCCAAACGACATTCTGTCATACAATAAGAAGTTAGTTGGCATATTAATCGAAAATACCTTAAAAAGCGATGGCAGAATCGTGTCAGTTGTCGGAATCGGAATTAATGTCAATCAAACCGATTTTGACGAATTGCCAAATGCTTCTTCGTTGGCAGTAATTTCTGGAAAAACTTTTGACAAAGAAGAATTGGCAATTCTAATCGTTGAAAAACTAAAAGAGAAAATTCAATCTTGGAATACCTCAGCACAAATTTTTTGGGATGATTATTTTAATTTTTTATTTAAAAAAGGAATTCCAACTGCATTTAGAGACAATAACAATCAAGATTTTATGGGAATCATTCAAGGCGTTTCTCCAATAGGAAAATTGCAGGTTTTGCTAGAAGATGATTCTGTGGTAGAGTTTGAGATTAAAGAGGTTAAAATGCTTTATTGA
- the rsfS gene encoding ribosome silencing factor: protein MAKKTINNDVLLANIIKGIEEVKGNDIDILDLREIDTAVCDYFVICNGSSNTQVNAIVNSIQKTVSKDLKDKPWHVEGTDNAEWVLMDYVHIVVHVFQKHIREYYNIESLWGDAKITSIENKY from the coding sequence ATGGCGAAAAAGACTATTAATAATGATGTTCTACTGGCGAACATAATCAAAGGGATTGAGGAAGTAAAAGGAAATGATATCGATATTCTTGACTTAAGAGAAATAGATACAGCTGTATGCGACTATTTTGTTATTTGCAACGGTAGCTCAAACACCCAAGTTAACGCCATCGTAAACTCAATTCAAAAAACAGTATCAAAAGACTTAAAAGATAAACCCTGGCACGTAGAAGGAACAGATAATGCAGAATGGGTTCTTATGGACTATGTACACATTGTAGTACACGTTTTCCAGAAGCACATTCGCGAATATTACAACATCGAAAGCCTTTGGGGCGATGCCAAAATAACTTCAATCGAGAACAAATACTAA
- a CDS encoding lactate utilization protein B/C yields the protein MNFFKKIFGSSEAASDEENESEYAGSSAQNSHLSLDEQFIFNFKKNGGKFLYCENMEEVAEQFENILEENDWFENEVLCYEQALFNLLEENKLFYIAPTKPKFLLASCENLIADEGSILFSSKQIRQNKPNELPANIVIIATTSQILPMKSDGLSAIKRKYERDYPTNITTIKYFEKAKDEDFTQYGSVAKNLYLLLLEDL from the coding sequence ATGAATTTTTTCAAAAAAATATTTGGCTCTAGTGAAGCCGCTTCTGACGAAGAGAACGAAAGCGAATATGCAGGTTCATCTGCGCAGAACAGTCATTTATCTTTAGACGAGCAATTTATTTTCAACTTCAAAAAAAATGGAGGAAAGTTCTTGTATTGCGAAAACATGGAAGAAGTTGCAGAGCAGTTTGAAAATATTTTAGAAGAAAACGACTGGTTCGAGAATGAAGTTTTATGCTATGAGCAAGCCTTATTTAACTTACTAGAAGAAAATAAATTATTTTACATCGCTCCAACTAAGCCAAAATTTTTATTGGCTAGCTGTGAAAACCTTATAGCTGATGAAGGTTCTATTTTATTTTCATCAAAACAAATCAGACAAAATAAACCTAACGAATTACCTGCAAATATTGTTATTATAGCAACCACAAGCCAAATCCTTCCAATGAAAAGCGACGGATTAAGCGCTATAAAACGAAAATACGAAAGAGACTATCCTACTAATATCACTACAATAAAATATTTCGAAAAAGCCAAAGACGAGGACTTTACACAATACGGAAGTGTTGCAAAAAACCTTTATTTACTGCTTTTAGAAGACCTTTAA
- a CDS encoding phosphatidate cytidylyltransferase, producing the protein MNETLKRAISGAVYIALLLTSILFSTESFITLFGVFLIITIYEFSNIVNLNKVFSILFGTLIYSSIILVSHYNKQTTKFLNDTFNTNISLETNIKQLDLILLAITIVVSIKCIIFLFYDSVQKVSTSSKYLYLLGYITLPFVFIVKISFGTNDYNPKIILGLFVLIWTNDTFAYLVGKSMGKHKLFERVSPKKTIEGFLGGVVFAAFAGFLISKLYIQPKPEFSNTSILIWTIIALIVSIFGTIGDLIESKFKRIAGIKDSGSIMPGHGGILDRLDSVIFVAPIIFLFYQILYYVS; encoded by the coding sequence ATGAACGAAACACTGAAGAGGGCCATTTCTGGTGCTGTTTATATCGCTTTATTACTAACTTCGATATTGTTTTCTACAGAAAGCTTCATTACTCTTTTTGGCGTTTTCTTAATTATCACGATATACGAGTTTTCTAATATCGTAAACTTGAACAAAGTGTTTTCTATCCTTTTTGGAACTTTGATTTATTCTTCCATTATTCTTGTAAGTCATTACAACAAACAAACAACCAAGTTTCTTAACGATACCTTTAACACCAACATAAGTTTAGAAACCAATATTAAACAGCTCGATTTAATTCTTCTGGCTATAACTATTGTCGTTTCAATAAAATGCATCATATTTTTATTTTACGATTCGGTTCAAAAAGTGAGCACTTCTTCAAAATATCTATATCTGCTTGGATATATTACACTTCCCTTTGTGTTTATCGTAAAAATCTCATTTGGAACAAATGATTATAATCCGAAAATTATTCTTGGTCTATTTGTTTTAATCTGGACCAATGATACTTTTGCCTATTTGGTTGGAAAATCAATGGGAAAACACAAATTATTTGAGCGAGTTTCTCCTAAAAAAACAATTGAAGGTTTTCTAGGTGGTGTTGTATTTGCCGCTTTTGCTGGCTTTTTGATTTCTAAACTCTATATTCAGCCTAAACCTGAATTTAGCAACACATCAATCTTAATCTGGACTATTATCGCATTAATTGTTAGTATTTTTGGAACTATTGGAGACTTAATAGAATCCAAATTTAAACGAATTGCAGGCATAAAAGACAGCGGTTCGATAATGCCTGGTCACGGAGGTATTCTAGATCGATTAGATAGTGTTATATTTGTAGCACCAATTATATTTTTATTTTATCAAATTTTATATTATGTTTCATAA
- the ftsH gene encoding ATP-dependent zinc metalloprotease FtsH: MAKDNNPNPNKFKISPWLIYTAILLVFLFISFATGGSSLSEPAQLTSSKFNTLLEKGQIEKVIVYNKAEAEVYLNAAALKDPANKKVAEDIFKQPNKGPHYTLEIGNDQIFQTKLEKAVSEGKLKDFNFLQKNNWSDILISLLPIIIIVGVWIFIMRKMSGGGAGGGGQIFNIGKSKAKLFDEKTDIKTTFKDVAGLEGAKEEIQEIVEFLKNPEKYTNLGGKIPKGALLVGPPGTGKTLLAKAVAGEAQVPFFSLSGSDFVEMFVGVGASRVRDLFKQAKEKSPAIIFIDEIDAVGRARGKSNMSGGNDERENTLNQLLTEMDGFGTNSNVIVLAATNRADVLDKALMRAGRFDRQIFVDLPDIRERAEIFKVHLAPIKKVEGLDLDFLAKQTPGFSGADIANVCNEAALIAARNNKAAVDRQDFLDAVDRIIGGLEKKNKIITPDEKRAIAIHEAGHATVSWMLEHAAPLIKVTIVPRGQSLGAAWYLPEERQIVRTDQMLDEMCATMGGRAAEKVTFDRISTGALSDLEKVTRQARAMVTIYGLNDKIGNVTYYDSTGQNEYNFSKPYSDETAKIIDKEISELIEGQYQRAIQILEENKDKLNQLADILIEKEVIFKDDLENIFGKRTFDKNLEEVVS, encoded by the coding sequence ATGGCTAAAGATAATAATCCAAATCCGAATAAATTTAAAATAAGTCCTTGGTTAATATACACCGCAATACTTTTAGTTTTTTTATTCATAAGTTTTGCCACAGGAGGATCAAGCTTAAGCGAACCTGCTCAATTAACTTCTTCTAAATTCAACACGCTTTTAGAAAAAGGACAGATTGAAAAAGTAATTGTGTACAACAAAGCAGAAGCTGAGGTATATTTAAATGCTGCCGCTCTTAAAGATCCGGCAAATAAAAAAGTAGCTGAAGATATTTTCAAACAGCCAAACAAAGGTCCACACTATACCTTGGAAATTGGTAATGATCAAATCTTTCAGACTAAACTGGAAAAAGCAGTTAGCGAAGGGAAATTAAAAGATTTTAACTTCCTTCAAAAAAATAACTGGAGCGATATTTTAATCAGCTTACTTCCTATCATCATCATTGTTGGTGTATGGATTTTCATCATGCGTAAAATGTCTGGCGGAGGCGCTGGCGGAGGCGGTCAGATTTTCAATATCGGAAAATCTAAAGCTAAACTTTTTGACGAAAAAACAGACATTAAAACAACTTTTAAAGATGTTGCAGGTCTAGAAGGTGCAAAAGAAGAAATTCAAGAAATTGTTGAGTTCCTTAAAAACCCTGAAAAATACACTAATCTTGGAGGTAAAATTCCTAAAGGAGCTTTACTTGTAGGTCCTCCGGGAACTGGTAAAACTTTATTAGCGAAAGCTGTTGCTGGTGAAGCTCAAGTACCCTTCTTCTCTTTATCAGGTTCTGATTTCGTTGAGATGTTCGTTGGAGTTGGTGCTTCACGTGTACGTGACTTATTTAAACAAGCAAAAGAAAAATCTCCTGCTATTATCTTCATCGATGAAATTGATGCTGTTGGTAGAGCAAGAGGAAAAAGCAATATGTCTGGCGGAAACGACGAAAGAGAAAACACCTTGAACCAATTATTAACAGAAATGGATGGTTTTGGTACAAACTCTAACGTAATTGTTTTAGCAGCAACAAACAGAGCTGATGTTCTTGATAAAGCTTTAATGCGTGCAGGACGTTTTGACAGACAAATTTTTGTTGACTTACCAGATATTCGCGAAAGAGCTGAAATCTTTAAAGTTCACTTAGCTCCTATCAAAAAAGTTGAAGGCCTTGATTTAGATTTCTTAGCCAAACAAACTCCAGGTTTCTCTGGTGCTGATATTGCTAACGTTTGTAATGAAGCTGCTCTTATTGCTGCTCGTAACAATAAAGCGGCAGTTGACAGACAAGACTTCCTTGATGCTGTAGATAGAATTATCGGTGGTTTAGAAAAGAAAAATAAAATCATTACTCCAGACGAAAAGAGAGCAATTGCAATTCACGAGGCTGGACACGCTACTGTAAGTTGGATGTTAGAGCATGCTGCTCCACTTATTAAAGTTACAATTGTTCCTCGTGGGCAAAGTTTAGGAGCTGCATGGTATTTACCAGAAGAAAGACAAATCGTAAGAACAGATCAAATGTTAGACGAGATGTGTGCTACTATGGGTGGTAGAGCTGCTGAAAAAGTTACTTTCGATAGAATTTCGACTGGTGCTTTGAGTGATTTAGAAAAAGTAACACGTCAAGCTCGCGCAATGGTAACCATTTACGGACTGAACGATAAAATCGGAAATGTTACTTATTATGATTCAACTGGACAAAATGAGTACAACTTCTCGAAACCGTATTCTGATGAGACTGCAAAAATTATTGACAAAGAAATTTCAGAGTTAATAGAAGGTCAATATCAAAGAGCGATTCAGATTTTAGAGGAAAACAAAGACAAGTTAAACCAACTTGCTGATATTCTGATTGAAAAAGAAGTAATCTTTAAAGATGACTTAGAAAACATATTCGGAAAACGTACTTTTGACAAAAATTTAGAAGAAGTAGTTTCATAA